In the Burkholderia cenocepacia genome, one interval contains:
- a CDS encoding response regulator transcription factor translates to MRKFNVRIVVAYDWPLTLAGIEQIAGSTCAIELVAVYRSAAELVASLGGVDCDVVLVDYAIPGDEQMDGLALFDWLRRMRPNVGIVALVANENPLIFRSILGIGHVSVVSKLDEVGHIVTAIHSSYSGGAYLSPSVRRAVDALGTRGDPPVKLSAREIEVIRLYLSGVPIKTIAQRLSKGKQTVSAQKISAMKKLGANNDVELIQRAAGLGLGSGEAALRAGSAV, encoded by the coding sequence ATGAGGAAATTCAATGTTCGCATCGTCGTCGCGTACGACTGGCCGTTGACGCTGGCCGGCATCGAGCAGATCGCAGGCAGCACCTGCGCGATCGAGCTCGTCGCGGTCTACCGGAGCGCGGCCGAACTGGTCGCGTCGCTCGGCGGCGTCGACTGCGACGTCGTGCTGGTCGACTATGCGATTCCCGGCGACGAGCAGATGGACGGCCTCGCGCTGTTCGACTGGCTGCGCCGCATGCGGCCGAACGTCGGGATCGTCGCGCTGGTCGCCAACGAGAATCCGCTGATCTTCCGCTCGATCCTGGGGATTGGCCACGTGAGCGTCGTCAGCAAGCTCGACGAGGTCGGCCACATCGTCACGGCGATCCATTCGAGTTACAGCGGCGGCGCCTATCTGTCGCCGTCCGTCCGGCGCGCGGTCGATGCGCTCGGCACGCGCGGCGACCCGCCCGTGAAGCTGTCGGCGCGCGAGATCGAGGTGATTCGACTGTATCTGTCGGGCGTGCCGATCAAGACGATCGCACAGCGCCTGAGCAAGGGCAAGCAGACGGTCAGCGCGCAGAAGATCAGCGCGATGAAGAAGCTCGGCGCGAACAACGACGTCGAGCTGATTCAGCGCGCGGCCGGGCTGGGGCTCGGGAGCGGGGAGGCCGCGCTGCGGGCGGGCAGCGCGGTGTGA
- a CDS encoding sigma-54 dependent transcriptional regulator, whose protein sequence is MSGPRDVERLVSALPFIAVRHNPVAPSRPLVYLSQQHDAALVDVLASRGWDVWRAKTVADALNLVKANRPHAGIVDFDSFASPDVASFEALLRDPRVGWVALADGEQLRNITIARLIRHCCFDYVRNAGAYTTIGYLVGHAYGMLKLADGDPAAEAPPPGGAMIGACGAMRRLFATIRKVANTEATVFIAGESGTGKELTAAAIHRQSSRADAPFVAVNCAAIPTTLLQAELFGHERGAFTGAHQRKIGRIEAAHGGTLFLDEIGDMPFESQASLLRFLQEGKIERLGGHASIPVDVRIVSATHVDLEAAMQAGRFRADLYYRLCVLRIDEPPLRMRGRDIMLLADDVLRRYRDDGSYRIRGFTPCAIEAIHNYPWPGNVRELINRIRFAVVMTNGPLISAADLELRPYTSLRPPTLAQARRQAERHAIEETLLRHRHQHADVAAELGISRATLYRLMIAHGLHS, encoded by the coding sequence ATGTCGGGCCCGCGGGATGTCGAACGGCTGGTGAGCGCGCTGCCGTTCATCGCGGTCCGGCACAATCCCGTCGCGCCGTCGCGGCCGCTCGTCTACCTGTCGCAGCAACACGATGCCGCGCTCGTCGATGTGCTCGCGTCGCGCGGCTGGGACGTATGGCGCGCCAAAACCGTCGCGGACGCGCTGAATCTCGTCAAGGCGAACCGTCCGCATGCGGGCATCGTCGATTTCGACAGCTTCGCGTCGCCGGACGTCGCGTCGTTCGAGGCACTGCTGCGTGACCCGCGGGTCGGCTGGGTCGCCCTCGCCGACGGCGAGCAGCTGCGCAACATCACGATCGCGCGCCTGATCCGCCACTGCTGCTTCGACTACGTGCGAAATGCGGGGGCCTACACGACGATCGGCTATCTCGTCGGCCATGCGTACGGGATGCTGAAGCTCGCGGACGGCGACCCGGCCGCGGAGGCGCCGCCGCCCGGCGGCGCGATGATCGGCGCGTGCGGCGCGATGCGCCGGCTGTTCGCGACGATCCGCAAGGTCGCGAACACCGAGGCGACCGTGTTCATCGCCGGCGAATCCGGCACCGGCAAGGAACTGACGGCGGCGGCGATCCATCGGCAGTCGTCGCGTGCCGACGCACCGTTCGTCGCCGTGAACTGCGCGGCCATCCCGACGACGCTGCTGCAGGCCGAACTGTTCGGCCACGAGCGCGGCGCGTTCACCGGCGCGCACCAGCGCAAGATCGGCCGCATCGAGGCCGCGCACGGCGGCACGCTGTTTCTCGACGAAATCGGCGACATGCCGTTCGAGAGCCAGGCGAGCCTGCTGCGGTTCCTGCAGGAAGGCAAGATCGAGCGGCTCGGCGGGCATGCGTCGATTCCGGTCGACGTGCGGATCGTGTCGGCGACCCACGTCGATCTCGAGGCCGCGATGCAGGCCGGGCGATTCCGCGCCGACCTGTATTACCGCCTGTGCGTGCTGCGGATCGACGAGCCGCCGCTGCGCATGCGCGGCCGCGACATCATGCTGCTCGCCGACGACGTGCTGCGGCGCTATCGCGACGACGGCTCGTACCGGATTCGCGGCTTCACGCCGTGCGCGATCGAGGCGATCCACAACTATCCGTGGCCCGGCAACGTGCGCGAGCTGATCAACCGGATCCGCTTCGCGGTCGTGATGACGAACGGCCCGCTGATCTCGGCCGCCGATCTCGAATTGCGTCCGTACACGTCGCTGCGGCCGCCGACGCTCGCGCAGGCGCGCCGGCAGGCCGAGCGGCACGCGATCGAGGAAACGCTGCTGCGTCACCGCCACCAGCATGCGGACGTCGCGGCGGAGCTCGGCATCTCGCGCGCGACGCTGTACCGTCTGATGATCGCGCACGGGCTGCACAGCTGA
- a CDS encoding chemotaxis protein CheA, with protein sequence MNSNRIKVACAAMFAMTTIGAQAQTADSTSSAQSSTSSTAISQGGGSSMNTNTTSSRGGNATSSSGVRGSGNSSVNVNVTMPSSTTGGNVTPQSTNTLAAGAPGSSPYNTQATENVNYSGTQTIKTNPSIQAPGLTTTLSDTCMGSVSVGVSFPGFGATGGTTLVDQACVRRLDAREFRAMGLTDVALALLCQSDANRRAVEATGHLCPGTTAPLARSNVAPSVEATVADDVKYRDPIVRDRMGLPPLGSAAPAPAATRPIETASMRAAPVSVPVPVPALAPVAAAPAVATPAVAAAAPAVAVPTVAAAVPVAAAPAAAAAPAVAAAPAASVVPAAAMAAVPAAAVIAAPAVADKAAPAPAAAVADTKAAEPVQPVADKAPEPAPAVADKAPEAAPAVADKTPEPAPAIADKAPEPAQPVADKAPEPMPAATDTAQAAGEPVAEPMPAAAAVAAPAADAKAAEPAPQATAEAPAPAAPQPVVAAAPADMPAADAKVPDAVESAGTAAAQAAGMPALTDPAQALPPATVDRQAAPAAPVAPAPTVISTSTSS encoded by the coding sequence ATGAACAGCAACAGGATCAAGGTGGCATGTGCGGCGATGTTCGCGATGACCACGATCGGTGCCCAGGCGCAAACCGCCGATTCGACGTCGAGCGCGCAGTCGTCGACATCGTCGACGGCGATCAGTCAGGGTGGCGGCTCGAGCATGAACACGAACACCACGAGCTCGCGCGGCGGCAACGCCACGAGCAGCAGCGGGGTGCGCGGCAGCGGCAATTCGAGCGTGAACGTCAACGTGACGATGCCGTCCAGCACGACCGGCGGCAACGTGACGCCGCAGAGCACGAACACGCTCGCGGCCGGCGCGCCAGGCTCGAGCCCGTACAACACCCAGGCGACGGAAAACGTCAATTACTCGGGGACGCAGACGATCAAGACGAACCCGTCGATCCAGGCGCCGGGCCTCACGACCACGCTGTCCGATACCTGCATGGGCTCGGTGAGCGTCGGCGTGTCGTTCCCGGGGTTCGGCGCGACGGGCGGCACGACGCTGGTCGACCAGGCCTGCGTGCGGCGTCTCGATGCGCGTGAATTCCGTGCGATGGGCCTGACCGACGTGGCGCTCGCGCTGCTGTGCCAGAGCGACGCGAACCGGCGCGCGGTGGAAGCGACCGGGCACCTGTGCCCGGGCACGACCGCGCCGCTCGCCCGTTCGAACGTGGCGCCCAGCGTCGAAGCGACCGTCGCGGACGACGTGAAGTATCGCGATCCGATCGTGCGCGACCGGATGGGCCTGCCGCCGCTCGGCTCGGCCGCACCGGCGCCCGCAGCGACGCGCCCGATCGAGACGGCTTCGATGCGCGCCGCGCCCGTTTCGGTGCCGGTCCCGGTGCCGGCGCTCGCGCCTGTCGCCGCCGCGCCGGCCGTCGCGACGCCCGCCGTTGCCGCGGCTGCTCCGGCCGTTGCAGTGCCGACGGTTGCCGCCGCGGTTCCGGTCGCCGCGGCGCCGGCTGCTGCTGCCGCGCCTGCTGTCGCTGCCGCACCCGCAGCCTCGGTCGTACCGGCGGCCGCAATGGCAGCCGTGCCGGCTGCAGCCGTCATCGCCGCGCCGGCCGTGGCTGACAAGGCAGCGCCGGCACCTGCCGCAGCGGTCGCCGATACGAAGGCAGCGGAGCCCGTGCAGCCGGTCGCCGACAAAGCCCCCGAGCCCGCCCCGGCGGTCGCCGACAAAGCTCCCGAGGCTGCTCCGGCGGTTGCCGACAAGACGCCCGAGCCTGCTCCGGCCATCGCGGACAAGGCTCCCGAGCCTGCCCAGCCCGTCGCCGACAAGGCGCCGGAGCCGATGCCGGCCGCGACCGACACGGCCCAGGCCGCCGGCGAGCCGGTTGCCGAACCGATGCCGGCGGCAGCCGCCGTCGCGGCGCCTGCCGCCGATGCGAAGGCGGCCGAGCCGGCGCCGCAGGCAACCGCCGAAGCGCCTGCACCGGCGGCCCCGCAGCCTGTCGTCGCCGCTGCGCCTGCCGACATGCCGGCAGCGGACGCGAAAGTTCCGGACGCGGTCGAATCGGCTGGCACCGCGGCTGCACAAGCCGCCGGCATGCCTGCGCTGACCGATCCGGCGCAAGCGTTGCCGCCGGCCACGGTCGACCGGCAGGCCGCACCGGCTGCACCGGTCGCGCCGGCGCCGACCGTCATCTCGACGAGTACCTCGTCGTAG
- a CDS encoding AraC family transcriptional regulator — MDMTDIVASREAGRRELASLIGRFAPADGSHSTAVPGLMLHRHTRPVDLGCAVSRAALVIAAQGAKRVIVAGQAYEYDTHNCLITSIDLPILSRVTRASADEPYLCLSLTLDPQRIVELAAEMRLPEPDAGPEGEGIALAELTPPLLDAALRLLRLLDTPADIAVVAPLIEKEVLYRLMTSGQGTRLRHMAIAGSQTHRIARAIEWIRDHFAEPMRVESLAQAVNMSVSSLHHHFKHVTTLSPLQYQKQLRLHEARRLLLRQGGDVGSVAAVVGYESASQFSREYSRLFGAPPMRDVVHLRKKELLG; from the coding sequence ATGGACATGACCGATATCGTCGCGTCGCGCGAAGCCGGGCGGCGCGAACTGGCGTCGCTGATCGGCCGTTTCGCGCCCGCGGACGGCTCGCATTCGACGGCCGTGCCGGGCCTGATGCTGCATCGGCACACGCGGCCGGTCGATCTCGGCTGCGCCGTATCGCGCGCCGCGCTGGTGATCGCCGCGCAGGGCGCGAAGCGCGTGATCGTGGCCGGCCAGGCTTATGAATACGACACCCACAATTGCCTGATTACGTCGATCGACTTGCCGATCCTCTCACGCGTGACGCGTGCGTCGGCGGACGAACCGTACCTGTGCCTGTCGCTGACGCTCGATCCGCAGCGCATCGTCGAGCTGGCGGCCGAGATGCGGCTGCCCGAGCCCGATGCGGGCCCGGAAGGCGAGGGGATCGCGCTCGCGGAGCTGACGCCGCCGCTGCTCGATGCGGCGCTGCGGTTGCTGCGGCTGCTCGATACGCCGGCCGACATCGCGGTCGTCGCGCCGCTGATCGAGAAGGAAGTGCTGTACCGGCTGATGACGAGCGGCCAGGGCACGCGGCTGCGCCACATGGCGATCGCCGGCAGCCAGACGCACCGGATCGCGCGTGCGATCGAATGGATCCGCGATCACTTCGCGGAGCCGATGCGCGTCGAGTCGCTCGCGCAGGCGGTCAACATGAGCGTGTCGTCGCTGCACCATCATTTCAAGCACGTGACGACGCTGAGCCCGCTGCAGTACCAGAAGCAATTGCGGCTGCACGAGGCGCGTCGGCTATTGCTGCGGCAGGGTGGCGACGTCGGATCGGTGGCGGCCGTCGTCGGCTATGAAAGCGCGTCGCAGTTCAGCCGCGAATACAGCCGGCTGTTCGGCGCGCCGCCGATGCGCGACGTCGTGCATCTACGCAAGAAGGAACTGCTCGGCTGA
- a CDS encoding (2Fe-2S)-binding protein, with translation MPTSFVLNGKNVTLDADPSMPVLWAIREHAGLTGTKFGCGMAQCGACTVHLEGQAVRSCVLPLAGIAGKHVTTIEGLQSKPAQAVQAAWVKLQVPQCGYCQSGQIMSATALLEQNPKPTDADIDAAMNGNLCRCATYARIRAAIHDAAATLGA, from the coding sequence ATGCCTACCTCGTTTGTCCTGAACGGCAAGAACGTCACGCTCGACGCCGATCCGTCGATGCCCGTCCTCTGGGCGATTCGCGAACACGCGGGACTGACCGGCACGAAATTCGGCTGCGGCATGGCGCAGTGCGGCGCGTGCACGGTGCATCTCGAAGGCCAGGCCGTCCGCTCATGCGTGCTGCCGCTCGCCGGCATCGCGGGCAAGCACGTCACGACGATCGAAGGCCTGCAGAGCAAGCCCGCCCAGGCCGTGCAGGCCGCGTGGGTCAAGCTGCAGGTGCCGCAATGCGGCTATTGCCAGTCCGGCCAGATCATGTCGGCCACCGCGTTGCTCGAACAGAATCCGAAGCCGACCGACGCGGACATCGACGCCGCGATGAACGGCAACCTCTGCCGCTGTGCGACCTACGCCCGCATCCGGGCCGCGATCCACGACGCGGCCGCGACGCTGGGAGCCTGA
- a CDS encoding xanthine dehydrogenase family protein molybdopterin-binding subunit yields the protein MTIELDHTDAVRPSRRTFLKTAGAAAAVSLTIGFDWAGLGRRALAATAPAGDFAPNAFLRITPDGAVTVIAKHVEMGQGAYTGIATIVAEELDADWSSVRVESAPADAKRYANLAFGTMQGTGGSSAMSNSWQQLREAGGKARAMLVSAAAARWKVPAGELTTANGVVSHAKSGKTAAYGTLVADASKLPVPDKVTLKQPADFKLIGHRIPRVDGSSKSNGTAHFTLDTTFPGMRVALLQRPPRFGATVKSFDATAAKAVPGVVSVVQVPGGVAVVATGFWAAKQGRDALKVDWDETKAEKRGSDELMREYRQLAEKPGTSARKDGDADAAIAGAARKVSATYEFPYLAHAPMEPLDAVVKLTANSCEIWAGDQFQTVDQGNAAKTAGLKPEQVKIHTLYAGGSFGRRANAWSDYVVEAVSIAKALGADGKPVKLQWTREDDIQGGFYRPMYFHKLDAGLTADGKLVGWRHRIVGQSILAGTPFEAFMVKNGVDATSVEGAANLPYAVPNVSVELTTTQVGLPVLWWRVVGSSHTAYAVEAFIDEAAHAAGKDPYAFRRDLLAKEPRMRAVLELAAQKAGWDPAKPLPKGRGRGIAVAEAFKSYVAQVAEVSVDADGKVKVERVVCAVDCGIAINPDIVAAQMEGGIGFGLGAAMHSAITLKDGQVEQRNFDGYHVLRMAEMPKVEVHIVPSAEAPTGVGEPGVAPVGPAVANAIFAATGKRHYVLPFDSADSAKA from the coding sequence ATGACGATCGAACTCGACCACACCGATGCGGTGCGCCCGTCACGCCGCACCTTCCTGAAAACCGCGGGGGCCGCGGCCGCCGTCAGCCTGACCATCGGCTTCGACTGGGCCGGTCTCGGCCGCCGCGCGCTCGCCGCGACCGCGCCGGCCGGCGATTTCGCGCCGAACGCCTTCCTGCGCATCACGCCCGACGGCGCCGTCACGGTGATCGCGAAGCACGTCGAAATGGGCCAGGGCGCGTATACGGGCATCGCGACGATCGTCGCCGAGGAGCTCGACGCCGACTGGTCGAGCGTGCGCGTCGAAAGCGCGCCGGCCGATGCGAAACGCTATGCGAACCTCGCGTTCGGCACGATGCAGGGCACGGGCGGCAGCTCGGCCATGTCGAACTCGTGGCAGCAACTGCGCGAAGCGGGCGGCAAGGCGCGCGCGATGCTCGTGTCGGCCGCGGCGGCCCGCTGGAAAGTGCCGGCCGGCGAGCTGACCACCGCCAACGGCGTCGTCTCGCACGCGAAGAGCGGCAAGACGGCCGCGTACGGCACGCTCGTCGCCGATGCGTCGAAGCTGCCGGTGCCCGACAAGGTCACGCTGAAGCAGCCGGCCGATTTCAAGCTGATCGGGCACCGGATTCCGCGCGTCGACGGGTCGTCGAAATCGAACGGCACCGCGCATTTCACGCTCGACACCACCTTCCCCGGCATGCGTGTCGCACTGCTGCAGCGGCCGCCGCGCTTCGGCGCGACGGTGAAATCGTTCGACGCGACGGCCGCGAAGGCCGTGCCGGGCGTCGTCTCGGTCGTGCAGGTGCCGGGCGGCGTCGCGGTCGTCGCGACCGGCTTCTGGGCCGCGAAACAGGGCCGCGACGCGCTGAAGGTCGACTGGGACGAAACGAAGGCGGAGAAGCGCGGCTCGGACGAACTGATGCGCGAATACCGGCAACTCGCCGAGAAGCCGGGCACGTCGGCGCGCAAGGATGGCGATGCCGATGCGGCGATCGCCGGCGCGGCGCGCAAGGTCAGCGCGACGTACGAATTCCCGTATCTCGCGCATGCGCCGATGGAGCCGCTCGACGCGGTCGTCAAGCTGACGGCGAACAGTTGCGAGATCTGGGCCGGCGACCAGTTCCAGACGGTCGACCAGGGCAATGCGGCCAAAACGGCCGGGCTGAAACCGGAACAGGTGAAGATCCATACGCTGTATGCGGGCGGCAGCTTCGGCCGGCGCGCGAATGCGTGGTCGGATTACGTGGTCGAGGCCGTGTCGATCGCGAAGGCGCTCGGCGCGGACGGCAAGCCCGTCAAGCTGCAATGGACCCGCGAGGACGACATCCAGGGCGGCTTCTACCGGCCGATGTACTTCCACAAGCTCGACGCGGGCCTGACCGCGGACGGCAAACTGGTGGGCTGGCGCCATCGGATCGTCGGCCAGTCGATCCTCGCCGGCACGCCGTTCGAGGCGTTCATGGTCAAGAACGGCGTCGACGCGACGTCGGTCGAGGGCGCGGCGAACCTGCCGTACGCGGTGCCGAACGTGTCGGTCGAGCTCACCACCACCCAGGTCGGCCTGCCGGTACTGTGGTGGCGCGTGGTCGGCAGCTCGCACACGGCCTACGCGGTCGAGGCGTTCATCGACGAAGCCGCGCACGCGGCCGGCAAGGACCCGTACGCGTTCCGCCGCGACCTGCTCGCGAAGGAGCCGCGCATGCGCGCGGTGCTGGAGCTGGCCGCGCAGAAGGCCGGCTGGGACCCGGCCAAGCCGCTGCCGAAGGGCCGCGGGCGCGGGATCGCGGTGGCCGAGGCGTTCAAGAGCTATGTCGCGCAGGTGGCCGAGGTCTCGGTCGACGCGGACGGCAAGGTGAAGGTCGAGCGCGTGGTATGCGCGGTCGACTGCGGGATCGCGATCAATCCCGACATCGTCGCCGCGCAGATGGAAGGCGGCATCGGCTTCGGACTCGGCGCGGCGATGCACAGCGCGATCACGCTGAAGGACGGCCAGGTGGAGCAGCGCAACTTCGACGGCTACCACGTGCTGCGGATGGCCGAGATGCCGAAGGTCGAGGTGCATATCGTGCCGTCGGCCGAGGCGCCGACCGGGGTCGGCGAGCCGGGCGTCGCGCCGGTCGGGCCGGCCGTGGCGAACGCGATCTTCGCGGCGACGGGCAAGCGGCATTACGTGCTGCCGTTCGATTCGGCGGATAGCGCGAAGGCTTGA
- a CDS encoding winged helix-turn-helix domain-containing protein produces the protein MDCKYLYIDNIKINFVRRTIEIDNKVVDVTPREFDVVEFLLDNMNKIVPRQAIQEAVWGRELGVSSRTLDTHISRIRSKLQLEHDKNLRIIPIYAVGYRLVLFGAAMTHVERHDAAPVLRAAPQAAMAADYA, from the coding sequence ATGGATTGCAAATACCTGTACATCGACAACATAAAAATCAATTTCGTGCGCCGCACGATCGAAATCGACAACAAGGTCGTTGACGTTACGCCGCGCGAATTCGACGTCGTCGAATTCCTGCTCGACAACATGAACAAGATCGTGCCGCGGCAGGCAATCCAGGAAGCCGTGTGGGGCCGCGAGCTCGGCGTGTCGTCACGCACGCTCGACACCCATATCTCGCGAATCCGTTCGAAGCTGCAACTCGAACACGACAAGAACCTGCGGATCATCCCGATCTACGCGGTCGGCTATCGGCTGGTGCTGTTCGGTGCGGCGATGACGCACGTCGAGCGCCACGACGCGGCGCCGGTGCTGCGCGCGGCGCCGCAAGCCGCGATGGCCGCCGACTACGCGTAA
- the sctQ gene encoding type III secretion system cytoplasmic ring protein SctQ, whose protein sequence is MPALFLTNADAGDAANRALPAASPPPAAAPAAVALDASPYLPRLSAAAARGLSHAYGATGAVPVTLGEQAYEVRWRVDAEPAADAHAYRVVVGPAAGTLWIDPIAEAEWLGDAADPAVPAVIRAALLADLCAPLTTVLQAATRQRVELLPPPDGAPAWHAAPAALRFELRRADAAWRCHGALLFDAPDALAVFFAAAPAPLADARAAYANLPVPLVFEIGRTELTTAELADVVGGDIIAIERWQAHEQNLLCVARLPAAPAWEITGRPSGNRLTVERIREMPLEPTRTDSTPPTTHDAPPADAPRSLDGLAVDLRFELPPTSMPLGELSALQPGAVIELQQGINQSVIHLVANGMLIGTGHLIAVGQKLGVRVVTLTQPAPRER, encoded by the coding sequence GTGCCTGCGCTGTTCCTGACGAATGCCGACGCCGGCGACGCCGCGAACCGGGCCCTGCCCGCTGCTTCCCCGCCGCCCGCCGCCGCGCCGGCCGCGGTCGCGCTCGACGCGTCGCCCTACCTGCCGCGCCTGTCCGCCGCCGCCGCGCGCGGGCTGTCGCATGCGTACGGCGCGACCGGCGCCGTCCCGGTCACGCTCGGCGAACAGGCGTACGAGGTGCGCTGGCGCGTCGACGCCGAGCCGGCCGCCGATGCGCACGCATACCGCGTCGTCGTCGGCCCGGCCGCCGGCACGCTGTGGATCGACCCGATCGCGGAAGCCGAATGGCTGGGCGATGCGGCCGACCCGGCGGTGCCCGCCGTGATCCGCGCGGCGCTGCTCGCCGATCTGTGCGCGCCGCTCACGACCGTGCTGCAGGCCGCGACGCGGCAGCGCGTCGAACTACTGCCGCCGCCCGACGGCGCGCCGGCCTGGCATGCGGCGCCGGCCGCGCTGCGGTTCGAGTTGCGGCGCGCCGACGCCGCGTGGCGCTGCCACGGCGCACTGCTGTTCGACGCGCCGGATGCGCTGGCCGTGTTCTTCGCGGCCGCGCCGGCCCCGCTCGCCGACGCGCGCGCGGCCTACGCGAACCTGCCGGTGCCGCTCGTATTCGAGATCGGCCGCACCGAGCTGACGACGGCCGAGCTGGCCGATGTGGTCGGCGGCGACATCATCGCGATCGAGCGCTGGCAGGCGCACGAGCAGAACCTGCTGTGCGTCGCGCGGCTGCCGGCCGCGCCGGCATGGGAGATCACCGGACGGCCGTCGGGCAACCGACTGACCGTCGAACGAATCAGGGAGATGCCATTGGAACCGACCCGCACCGACTCCACGCCGCCGACGACGCACGACGCGCCGCCCGCCGACGCACCGCGCTCGCTCGACGGCCTCGCGGTCGACCTGCGCTTCGAGCTGCCGCCCACGTCGATGCCGCTCGGCGAGCTGAGCGCGCTGCAGCCGGGCGCCGTAATCGAGCTGCAACAGGGAATCAACCAGAGCGTGATCCATCTCGTCGCGAACGGGATGCTGATCGGCACCGGCCATCTGATCGCGGTCGGCCAGAAGCTCGGCGTGCGCGTCGTCACGCTGACGCAACCCGCGCCGCGCGAGCGCTGA
- the sctR gene encoding type III secretion system export apparatus subunit SctR, translating into MGNLPNPVALIAVIAALGIAPFAALMVTSYTKLVVVLGLLRSALGIQQVPPNLVLNGIALILSLFIMAPVGMSIRDALQARHFDASGQLSTSDIGALADAALPPIKDFLVSHTRQRDREFFVRTATSVWPKNRADGIKDDDLLVLVPSFTLAELTKAFQIGFVIYIVFIVVDLLVANILLALGMQMISPTTISVPFKLLLFVALDGWSLLVHGLVLSYRVAGAG; encoded by the coding sequence ATGGGCAACCTGCCGAATCCGGTCGCGCTGATCGCGGTGATCGCCGCGCTCGGCATCGCGCCGTTCGCGGCGCTGATGGTGACGAGCTACACGAAACTCGTGGTCGTGCTCGGCCTGCTGCGCTCCGCGCTCGGCATCCAGCAGGTACCGCCGAACCTCGTGCTGAACGGCATCGCGCTGATCCTGTCGCTGTTCATCATGGCGCCCGTCGGGATGTCGATCCGCGACGCGCTGCAGGCGCGCCACTTCGATGCGTCGGGGCAGTTGTCGACCTCGGACATCGGTGCGCTCGCCGACGCGGCGCTGCCGCCGATCAAGGATTTCCTCGTGTCGCATACGCGCCAGCGTGACCGCGAATTCTTCGTGCGCACCGCGACGTCGGTCTGGCCGAAGAACCGTGCGGACGGCATCAAGGACGACGATTTGCTCGTGCTGGTGCCGAGCTTCACGCTCGCCGAGCTGACGAAGGCGTTCCAGATCGGCTTCGTGATCTACATCGTGTTCATCGTCGTCGACCTGCTGGTCGCGAACATCCTGCTGGCGCTCGGGATGCAGATGATCTCGCCGACGACGATCTCGGTGCCGTTCAAGCTGCTGCTGTTCGTCGCGCTCGACGGCTGGTCGCTGCTCGTGCACGGGCTCGTGCTGTCGTATCGGGTCGCCGGAGCCGGATGA